The genomic region AAGCCTTGCGGCAGGCCGATGGCAAGCTCGGCGCTTTCCCCGAAGTCGAAGTCGCGCTGGCGCGCTTCGGCGAAAAAGAGTTCTTTGATGTGCCGGCGGCCGTAAAGCTGGCGGCGAATGATTGGCGGGCGATGGCCTATTACGCGCAGGGTCTCGGGCAGCTCGGCGGCGAGCGGGCGCGCGCGATCTTGCTCGATCTACTCAGCGGCAAAAGTTACGGAAAGCCCGACAGCCGTGCCTTGCCGAATATTCTCAATGCCATGGCGGCCGCGAAAGTCGAAGGCTTGCGCGACACGCTGCTCGAACAACTGAAAGCCGATGATGTCGTCGTGCGCGCCACGGCTGCCGAATTGTTAGGCGATACGGATGACGCCAGCGAGAAGGTGACGAGCGCCCTGGAAGCGGCTTATAAAGCGGCGCGCAAGGACCCGATGAATGACGCCCGCGTGGCTATTCTCGAAGCCGCGCAGAAGCTCAAGCACCCGCTGAACCTGCAAGCCCTGGCCGACGAGACGCGCGACGAAGATTATGTCGTCCGCCGCAAGGCTGCCGAGCTGCTGGTGCAATCAAAGTTCGATATGAGCGCGCAGAAGCTGACCATCGGCAAGGTCGCCACAGGCCATGACAAGAAGTACTGGCAGCGCATGGCACAGCTCACGGAATCGCGGCAGCGGCCCGTCGCCGTGATTCATACCCGGAAGGGCGACATCCGCATCGAGCTTTACAGTCAGGACGCGCCGATGACCGTGGATAATTTCATGAAGCTGGCGCGCTCAGGCTATTACAACGGCCTGGAGTTCGTGCGCGTCGTGCCGAACTTCGTGATTCAAGGCGGCGACCCGCGCGGCGATCAGAACGGCGGGCCGGGTTATCAGATACGCGATGAGATCAACCTGCGACGTTACCAGACGGGCACCGTCGGGATGGCGCTGTCGGGCAAGGACACCGGCGGCAGCCAGTTCTTCATCACGCACGCGCCGCAGCCGCATCTGGATGGCGGCTATACGGTCTTCGGGCAGGTCATCGAAGGAATGGATGTGGTGAACCGCATCGCTCGCGGCGATAAGATGGAGCGCGTCGAGATCATCGAGCCGAAATAAGCAGCGGCCCGACTGTCGTCTGATAGCGGGGCTCAAATCGGTTAAGAGGGGAAGATAAGAGGATGAAAAACGTTCAATTTATCACTGACGAAGAAGGCAACCGAACCGCCGTCATCCTGCCAATAGATGAGTATGAGCATCTCCTGGAAGACCTGCACTTGATTCGTGTCTACGAAGAAAGCCGCGACGAGCCGCGTCGTTCATTCGCTGAAGTCGTCGAAGAGATGCGGCAGGCCGGAGAGATTGATGTATAGCGTGACGATAACCTCGCGTGCCGAGCGAGACATGAAACGACTTGAACGATCAGTCAAGAACCGAATCGTGACCGCCATTCTCGCTCCCGGAAATGATCCCCGCCCGCCGGGCTGCGTCAAGGTTAAAAGCGAACACCGACTTTGGCGAATTCGCATCGCTGATTGGCGCGTCGGTTACGAAATAGATGATGCCGCCAATGAGGTAGCCGTCATCAGAATCGCTCACCGCCGCGAATTCTATGATTGAGTTGAAAGCGAGGCAGGAATAAGGGCGGCCAGTCTTTTATTCGTCATGCACCGCCACCCCTCGTCGCGGATATGAACGGATCAGCTAAAGGATGGCGGCATAAAATCATTCGAGGCGCTTGATTCGGCGGAACGCTTACCGGCCTGGCAGAACCGTATATGCACCAGCGCCCCGAATCCCCTTTACCTGTCAACGCCCTTTCTGTTTTATGGCGAAGGTCTGATTGCCGATGTGATGGTGGCGGGCCGCCGCAAACGAGGCCCACGCATGACGACAAGCACGACACCCGCGCCCGCCGCCGAGTTGCGGCGCACGCTGCGGGCGAAAGATTATTTCACCTTCGCTTTCGGCTCGATGGTCGGAGTCGGCTGGATGGTGGTGATTGACGATTGGCTCGGGCGGGGCGGCGCGATGGGCGCGATGCTCGGCTTTTTGATCGGCGGGCTGGCGCTCTTCCCCATCGGCTACGTCTACGGGCGGCTGACCGAAAAACTGCCCGACGCCGGCAGCGAAGTCGCTTACACGAGCGCCGTCTTCGCAGACCGCGTCAGCTTCGCCACCGGGTGGACGATGACGCTGGCGTACCTGATCGTCTGCCCCTACGAAGCGGTGGCCATCGGGCGCGTCGCCGCTTACGTCTTCCCGCAGATGAACACGATAGAGATGTACCGCGTCGCCGGCTACCCGGTCTACCTGCCGCACCTGATCGCCGGGCTAGGGCTGACGGCGCTAATAACCTATATCAACCATCGCGGCGTACAGCTGAGCGCCCGCTTCCAGAACGTCACCACCTTCGGGCTGCTTGCGGTCTTTGTGGTCTTCGCCACACTCGGCCTGCTGCGCGGCGATACGGCAAACTGGCAGCCGTTGTTTGCCGACCAAAGAGGCGTGACCGGCGCGCTGGTCTCGACCCTGCTGGTGCTGCAAATCGTCCCGTATTTCATGACCGGCTTCGAGGCGGCGCCGAAGTGCGCCGAAGAGGCGGCGCGTGATTTTCAAGCGAAACATTTCGTGCGCATCATCTTTGTGGCGCTTGGCGCCGGCATCATCTTTTATGTCGGCGTCATCGCGGTGGTGACGCGGTTACAGCCGTGGCCGTCGCTGATTAACGAACGCTTCGCGACGGCGGTGGCCTTCGAGCGCGCCTTCGGCTCAAGGCTGCTGGTCGAAGTCATCATGCTGGCGGTCCTGCTGTCGCTGCTCAAGATCTTCAACGGCAACTTCATCACCGCGACGCGCCTGCTGTTCGCGATGGGCCGACGCCGGATGCTCGACCGCCGCCTCTCGGCCATTCACGGCGAATACCGCACGCCGACAGTGCCGGTCTTGTTTGTCGGCTTGATTACGGCGCTCGCGGCATTGCTTGGGCAGGCGGTGTTGATTCCGATCTCGGAAGTCGGCTCGCTGGCGTCTGCAACCGGGTGGCTGGCGACCTGCCTGGCTTTCTGTTTTGGGGCGGGCGGCGCGGTGACGCCGCGCTCGCGCATCACAGGGATTATCGGCGCGCTGATCGCCGTGGCGCTGATCGCCATGAAAGTGCTGCCCTGGGTTCCC from Blastocatellia bacterium harbors:
- a CDS encoding type II toxin-antitoxin system RelE/ParE family toxin: MYSVTITSRAERDMKRLERSVKNRIVTAILAPGNDPRPPGCVKVKSEHRLWRIRIADWRVGYEIDDAANEVAVIRIAHRREFYD
- a CDS encoding peptidylprolyl isomerase; protein product: MTTKFFQAAILLLLLSTLLAAQAPPTTTPSRKPSLKRDRTQRILYPKIIQYEDERWSQNDLLEILQLPHGGARRRALLAMARIGYPSALGALVDVLNADRSAENRDPELRALAAFALGEIESQHAASYLVQHIDPAVESSVLVRARCAEALGKIASSKMAAAALGDYGVKGIAEQLVALLPSPEKPFASEDHKLLVELTLTALLRLRQPTTVEAISTQLHSPDPDIRWQAANALARIRDGIQPAVTHLLPLLDDTNPLVRANAARALGVAKAAPATDGLIKRLADTDARVVAAAINALGAIADAKAVDPLVASGNAQLADYRAFDRDKSGVPPQQNLLLLIATALGNIKDPRALPFLKALRQADGKLGAFPEVEVALARFGEKEFFDVPAAVKLAANDWRAMAYYAQGLGQLGGERARAILLDLLSGKSYGKPDSRALPNILNAMAAAKVEGLRDTLLEQLKADDVVVRATAAELLGDTDDASEKVTSALEAAYKAARKDPMNDARVAILEAAQKLKHPLNLQALADETRDEDYVVRRKAAELLVQSKFDMSAQKLTIGKVATGHDKKYWQRMAQLTESRQRPVAVIHTRKGDIRIELYSQDAPMTVDNFMKLARSGYYNGLEFVRVVPNFVIQGGDPRGDQNGGPGYQIRDEINLRRYQTGTVGMALSGKDTGGSQFFITHAPQPHLDGGYTVFGQVIEGMDVVNRIARGDKMERVEIIEPK
- a CDS encoding APC family permease yields the protein MTTSTTPAPAAELRRTLRAKDYFTFAFGSMVGVGWMVVIDDWLGRGGAMGAMLGFLIGGLALFPIGYVYGRLTEKLPDAGSEVAYTSAVFADRVSFATGWTMTLAYLIVCPYEAVAIGRVAAYVFPQMNTIEMYRVAGYPVYLPHLIAGLGLTALITYINHRGVQLSARFQNVTTFGLLAVFVVFATLGLLRGDTANWQPLFADQRGVTGALVSTLLVLQIVPYFMTGFEAAPKCAEEAARDFQAKHFVRIIFVALGAGIIFYVGVIAVVTRLQPWPSLINERFATAVAFERAFGSRLLVEVIMLAVLLSLLKIFNGNFITATRLLFAMGRRRMLDRRLSAIHGEYRTPTVPVLFVGLITALAALLGQAVLIPISEVGSLASATGWLATCLAFCFGAGGAVTPRSRITGIIGALIAVALIAMKVLPWVPGSFGKFEYIALGAWALLGLTLWRRRGKSSQNGL